One window of Neptuniibacter halophilus genomic DNA carries:
- a CDS encoding alpha/beta fold hydrolase, with the protein MKHPFSVEQREFHLPDQHIVYRLYRNPQIATSRRLVLLHGAGVAGVDTWEHIIAFLELWSEVLVPDQRGMGDTFYPDRQEHRYSAQELVADLNALVDQLGWWQFDLGGYSMGGLVALLFKQQHPDRVEKQFLLESAVLDRPCWESTVELRNSLSAATVHLRGATNKEQGIIGFLDTISPNRKVSPQVEQVTISRLGQRPEGFANALDCVTDAVRQIDREALVAAQGDVTSFIGGNSVELLHQYQRELTERLPNWHYFMLPGTDHSLPFQKPRQIARIMNDETRRFVEK; encoded by the coding sequence ATGAAACACCCTTTTTCGGTTGAGCAGCGCGAATTCCATCTGCCCGACCAGCATATCGTTTATCGTTTATACCGAAATCCGCAAATAGCTACCTCGCGCCGCCTGGTATTGCTGCATGGCGCTGGCGTGGCCGGTGTAGACACCTGGGAGCATATTATTGCCTTTCTTGAGCTCTGGTCTGAGGTGCTGGTACCGGATCAGCGCGGCATGGGAGATACCTTCTACCCGGATCGGCAGGAGCACCGCTACAGCGCTCAGGAGCTTGTAGCGGATCTGAACGCTCTGGTAGACCAGCTTGGCTGGTGGCAGTTTGATCTCGGTGGCTACTCCATGGGCGGGCTGGTGGCTCTGCTGTTTAAGCAGCAGCACCCGGATCGGGTAGAAAAACAGTTTCTGCTTGAATCCGCTGTGCTCGATCGTCCCTGCTGGGAGTCTACAGTTGAGCTGCGTAACTCCCTCTCTGCGGCCACCGTGCATCTGCGCGGGGCTACGAATAAAGAGCAGGGGATTATCGGTTTTCTGGATACCATTTCGCCTAACCGTAAGGTCTCACCGCAGGTTGAACAGGTGACGATCAGCCGGCTCGGCCAGCGCCCGGAAGGCTTTGCGAACGCGCTGGACTGTGTCACGGATGCGGTGCGGCAGATCGATCGCGAAGCGCTGGTCGCGGCGCAGGGTGATGTAACCAGCTTTATCGGCGGTAACAGTGTTGAACTGTTACACCAGTATCAGCGAGAACTGACAGAGCGTTTACCCAACTGGCACTACTTTATGTTGCCGGGTACGGATCACTCTCTGCCGTTCCAGAAGCCGCGCCAGATCGCGCGGATTATGAACGATGAGACCCGTCGTTTTGTGGAAAAATAG